The Drosophila biarmipes strain raj3 chromosome 2L, RU_DBia_V1.1, whole genome shotgun sequence genome has a window encoding:
- the LOC108029094 gene encoding protein amnionless → MMWLQGLIWLIIWLQVAKATKWYGGGMDFNHPSAWLDDHMPCTQDLVVFPEYYPALLPLPEDISIDGLVLPKKGAILLAEESTITFGSNTNSACESDEKKAFLKPPQSSKWFDPGTWTDKSKKEFSASTPEIERIPCDDEQVIIKGHGPLAFDLENVQHLRLGQLILAGSSISKSYLEELITRDLGQFLFHNAEDVQVEYYRGELCGCHKDFERLVEPVCHNVQEQCETPHCLSPVRPLGSCCLICGAILSTPTSHCTEGGKKELTTKLNKLISQRNLNDQIQLHVEFVGSQQFGNFLQAVLTDRLKYSERSMEFLEPQLDYWNRTGTTLKVSGRPYNPNVSFSSIVLILFCMALVGLVSVVILAHFMPENPYLNRIPQWIHDPRRWRWHHLGVRLRRNLLFNRFDNGGAGGSSEGSASGVDRLGIMAYDPESGEVRERAFDNPMFEQGAAIEVAAKESQEQEDVLGVPRMETGDLDESSMVDEQELTEINLEVGGAETDEETI, encoded by the coding sequence ATGATGTGGCTGCAGGGGCTGATCTGGCTAATTATCTGGCTCCAAGTGGCCAAAGCCACCAAGTGGTACGGCGGTGGAATGGACTTTAACCATCCCTCCGCGTGGCTGGATGACCACATGCCTTGTACCCAGGACTTGGTTGTCTTTCCGGAATATTATCCAGCCCTGCTGCCCTTGCCCGAGGATATATCCATTGACGGTTTGGTTCTTCCAAAAAAGGGGGCGATTCTGTTGGCCGAGGAGTCCACCATTACCTTTGGTTCCAACACGAACTCCGCCTGCGAGAGTGACGAGAAGAAAGCCTTCTTAAAGCCACCCCAGTCGAGTAAATGGTTCGATCCTGGCACCTGGACAGACAAGTCCAAGAAGGAGTTCTCCGCATCTACGCCAGAGATTGAGAGGATTCCCTGCGATGACGAGCAGGTTATAATCAAGGGCCACGGACCACTGGCCTTCGACCTCGAAAACGTCCAGCACCTGAGACTGGGGCAACTCATCCTGGCTGGCTCCTCCATTTCCAAGTCCTACTTGGAGGAGCTGATCACCCGAGACTTGGGACAATTTCTCTTTCACAATGCCGAGGACGTCCAGGTGGAGTACTACAGAGGCGAGCTCTGTGGCTGCCACAAAGACTTTGAGCGATTGGTGGAACCGGTGTGCCACAATGTTCAGGAGCAGTGCGAGACGCCCCACTGCCTGTCGCCGGTTCGGCCCTTGGGATCCTGTTGCCTCATCTGCGGGGCCATCCTCTCCACACCCACGAGTCACTGCACTGAGGGCGGTAAAAAGGAGTTAACAACTAAATTAAACAAGCTCATCAGCCAAAGGAATCTGAACGATCAGATCCAGCTCCATGTGGAGTTTGTGGGCTCGCAACAGTTTGGAAACTTCCTGCAGGCTGTACTCACTGATCGCCTTAAATACAGCGAACGGAGCATGGAGTTCCTGGAACCGCAGCTCGATTACTGGAATAGAACTGGCACGACGCTGAAGGTCTCTGGTCGACCCTACAATCCGAATGTGAGCTTCTCCTCGATTGTGCTGATCCTGTTCTGCATGGCCCTGGTGGGACTGGTTTCCGTGGTCATTTTGGCGCACTTCATGCCCGAGAATCCCTACCTGAATCGGATTCCCCAGTGGATCCACGATCCCCGGCGCTGGAGGTGGCACCACCTGGGAGTGAGACTGCGCCGCAATCTGCTGTTCAACCGCTTTGACAACGGCGGAGCAGGTGGCTCCAGCGAAGGTAGTGCTTCTGGTGTGGATCGTCTGGGAATAATGGCCTACGACCCAGAAAGCGGCGAGGTGCGGGAACGGGCCTTCGACAATCCCATGTTCGAGCAGGGAGCTGCCATCGAAGTGGCTGCCAAGGAGTCGCAGGAACAGGAGGATGTCTTGGGTGTCCCGCGAATGGAGACGGGTGACCTGGACGAAAGCAGTATGGTGGATGAACAGGAGCTTACGGAAATCAACTTGGAGGTCGGCGGGGCGGAAACCGACGAGGAGACCATCTAA